One Arachis hypogaea cultivar Tifrunner chromosome 18, arahy.Tifrunner.gnm2.J5K5, whole genome shotgun sequence genomic window, CCGCAAGTGAGGAATCGAAGAAGGTGGAACACCCTTGGAGAAACCTGCTGCAGCTCAAGTACAGGTCTCACCTCACAATGGCAATCATGATTCCATTCCTCCAGCAATTCACGGGCATTATTGTCATCATGTTTTATGCGCCTTTGTTGTTCGGCTTCATTGGCTTCAAGGACAACTCTGCTCTCGTATCAGCCGTCATCACGGACGTCGTAAATGTGGCTGCCACCGTTGTGTCTATCTATGGGGTTGACAAGTGGGGTAGGAGAGCCCTTTTTCTAGAAGGCGGAAACCGGTGATTTGCCCGTGTGGTATGCTATTGTGGTGATGATGTTTATTTGCATATATTTCTAATATATTATAATCTATTCAACGAATGAGATCAGACCCCACATTTTAAACGTTTTTGCCTGAGTATTTGTCTCTAGcaaaaataccaaaacaaaaaattattgttacattggacgattttaatatgaaaaaaaaacgttaaggaaaattataaattaaaaattatgttgGGGACGGTTTCGATTTTAACCttcaacgttagggacaaaacaatacttatccctataattatcatattattattattattattattattattattattattattattattattattattattattaaaatattttcgattgataattgataagtagtttaataatgcattaaatattgattttatataactataataaagaaatttttctaaattagtataattatgcattattacttaaatgctaattatagtataagtataataaagatatttttataaaataaacttagaagagaaaatGTGCATTCATTTTGGCAAGAAAATGGATTCATGAGGAatcgacacctcacttttattagttggggaaaatccagttttagtatattaagtagatagatatGTTTAGGTAATTAAAGTGATGATAGACACCTTTAAGTTACTCAAATTAACAAAAATGTGAGGAACTTACAAAGACGAGTTAATAACTAGAAAATCAACTAATagctaaatttttataatattttgggtaaagtatattttttgtccttaaaatttggcaaaagttttaaaaatatccctaagttttattttgtttcaattttgtcccaaaagttttctatttgcatcaaatataccctaaactgctaaattttcaaaaaatttaagactaatctaacaataatatatgaaaattatgtttgat contains:
- the LOC140181447 gene encoding LOW QUALITY PROTEIN: sugar carrier protein C-like (The sequence of the model RefSeq protein was modified relative to this genomic sequence to represent the inferred CDS: deleted 1 base in 1 codon; substituted 1 base at 1 genomic stop codon): MARIRGALNIAFQLSITVGILVANILNYFFANIKGGWDESXLGWCNVSALIIIIGSLVLPDTPNSMIKRGEHEKARQQLRKVHDVKDIDEEFNDLIAASEESKKVEHPWRNLLQLKYRSHLTMAIMIPFLQQFTGIIVIMFYAPLLFGFIGFKDNSALVSAVITDVVNVAATVVSIYGVDKWGRRALFLEGGNR